One Manihot esculenta cultivar AM560-2 chromosome 18, M.esculenta_v8, whole genome shotgun sequence genomic window carries:
- the LOC110606689 gene encoding pentatricopeptide repeat-containing protein At5g38730 isoform X1 produces the protein MAVNNAHSNPQDPASYFLKLTRQYSLPLPSLITGVQTKMATLAPLRNETQLVQSICAAVLKGGWKNLLTSKTGSGLTTTTVHQVLLQLSLYNHSPSLSWAFFKWMESSIPNYKHSLQSSWTMIHILTKHQHFKTAQCLVEKIAYKDFLSTPSVLSALVRLHDDPDVNSHVCSWLVIVYANSKMTQEALQVLEHMRVHGFRPHLHACTVLLNSLVKDRLTDMVWKVYKKMVRIGVAANIHVYNVLIHACCKSGDVEKAEKLLSEMESKCVLPDLFTYNTLISLYCKKGMHYEALCVQDRMDRGRISPDIVTYNSLIYGFCREGRMREALRLFREIKNATPNHVTYTTLIDGYCRVNGLDEALRLREVMEAKGLYPTVVTYNSILCKLCEEGRIRDANKLLNEMNERKIEPDNITCNTLINAYCKIGDLQSALKVKSKMVDAGLKLDKFTYKALIHGFCKIQEMDSAKELLFSMLEAGFSPSYHTYSWLVDGFCDQHKEETVIRLPDEFVRRGLCADISLYRALIRGFCKREKVDCAQRIFKLMQEKGIPGDSVTHTSLAYAYWKLGKANAASDMLDEMYRRRLMITVKIYKCFNASYAGDSSILSLFWDHMVGRRLMSKSILKDLEQIN, from the exons aTGGCAGTTAACAATGCCCATTCCAATCCGCAAGATCCCGCTTCCTACTTCCTGAAGCTCACGCGGCAATACTCCCTGCCGTTGCCGTCCCTGATAACAG GAGTCCAAACCAAGATGGCTACTTTAGCCCCTCTGAGGAATGAAACTCAACTAGTTCAAAGCATATGTGCAGCCGTACTAAAGGGCGGCTGGAAGAATCTCTTGACATCCAAAACGGGGTCTGGTCTCACCACAACAACCGTTCACCAGGTACTATTGCAGCTTTCTTTATATAATCATAGTCCTTCTCTTTCTTGGGCATTCTTCAAATGGATGGAATCATCGATACCTAATTATAAACACTCGTTACAATCTTCGTGGACAATGATTCACATTTTAACCAAGCACCAACACTTCAAGACTGCACAGTGTTTAGTTGAGAAGATTGCTTACAAGGATTTCTTGTCAACTCCATCAGTTTTGAGTGCTCTAGTGAGGCTTCATGACGACCCAGATGTGAATTCTCATGTTTGTAGCTGGCTTGTGATAGTTTATGCGAATTCCAAGATGACACAGGAAGCTCTTCAGGTTCTTGAGCACATGAGGGTACATGGGTTTAGGCCACATTTGCATGCTTGTACTGTCCTATTGAATTCTTTGGTGAAGGATAGGCTGACTGATATGGTGTGGAAAGTTTATAAGAAGATGGTTAGAATTGGAGTTGCAGCTAATATTCATGTCTACAATGTGTTGATTCATGCTTGTTGTAAATCCGGGGATGTGGAGAAAGCAGAGAAGTTACTAAGTGAAATGGAATCAAAATGTGTTCTTCCTGATCTGTTCACATACAATACGTTAATTTCATTGTATTGCAAAAAGGGTATGCATTATGAAGCTTTGTGTGTTCAAGATAGAATGGATAGGGGACGAATAAGCCCTGATATTGTTACTTATAATTCACTTATTTATGGTTTTTGTAGAGAAGGTAGAATGAGAGAGGCACTGAGGCTTTTTAGGGAAATTAAAAATGCTACTCCTAACCATGTGACTTACACTACCTTGATTGATGGGTATTGTAGAGTGAATGGCCTTGATGAAGCATTGAGATTGCGAGAAGTTATGGAAGCAAAAGGGCTGTATCCCACCGTTGTTACTTACAATTCAATTCTGTGCAAGTTATGTGAGGAAGGCAGGATAAGAGATGCAAATAAGCTCCTCAATGAGATGAATGAAAGGAAGATTGAACCGGACAATATCACATGTAACACATTGATTAATGCTTATTGCAAGATAGGGGATTTACAGTCAGCTTTAAAAGTGAAGAGCAAAATGGTGGATGCTGGTTTGAAGCTAGATAAGTTTACTTACAAAGCGTTGATCCATGGATTCTGCAAAATTCAGGAGATGGACAGTGCCAAAGAGCTTTTATTTAGCATGCTTGAAGCAGGATTTTCTCCTAGTTACCACACCTATTCATGGCTTGTAGATGGTTTCTGTGATCAACACAAGGAAGAGACAGTTATCAGACTCCCAGACGAGTTTGTACGAAGAGGTCTTTGTGCAGATATATCCTTATACAGGGCACTAATAAGGGGATTTTGCAAAAGAGAAAAGGTTGATTGTGCTCAAAGAATATTTAAGCTCATGCAAGAGAAGGGCATACCGGGAGATAGTGTTACACATACTAGTCTAGCATATGCATACTGGAAACTTGGAAAGGCAAACGCCGCTTCAGATATGTTGGATGAAATGTACAGAAGAAGGCTTATGATTACAGTGAAAATTTACAAGTGTTTTAATGCTTCTTATGCTGGTGACAGCAGCATCTTAAGTCTCTTCTGGGATCATATGGTTGGCAGACGCTTAATGTCAAAGAGTATATTAAAAGATTTGGAGCAGATAAATTAA
- the LOC110606689 gene encoding pentatricopeptide repeat-containing protein At5g38730 isoform X2, whose amino-acid sequence MCSRTKGRLEESLDIQNGVWSHHNNRSPVLSALVRLHDDPDVNSHVCSWLVIVYANSKMTQEALQVLEHMRVHGFRPHLHACTVLLNSLVKDRLTDMVWKVYKKMVRIGVAANIHVYNVLIHACCKSGDVEKAEKLLSEMESKCVLPDLFTYNTLISLYCKKGMHYEALCVQDRMDRGRISPDIVTYNSLIYGFCREGRMREALRLFREIKNATPNHVTYTTLIDGYCRVNGLDEALRLREVMEAKGLYPTVVTYNSILCKLCEEGRIRDANKLLNEMNERKIEPDNITCNTLINAYCKIGDLQSALKVKSKMVDAGLKLDKFTYKALIHGFCKIQEMDSAKELLFSMLEAGFSPSYHTYSWLVDGFCDQHKEETVIRLPDEFVRRGLCADISLYRALIRGFCKREKVDCAQRIFKLMQEKGIPGDSVTHTSLAYAYWKLGKANAASDMLDEMYRRRLMITVKIYKCFNASYAGDSSILSLFWDHMVGRRLMSKSILKDLEQIN is encoded by the exons ATGTGCAGCCGTACTAAAGGGCGGCTGGAAGAATCTCTTGACATCCAAAACGGGGTCTGGTCTCACCACAACAACCGTTCACCAG TTTTGAGTGCTCTAGTGAGGCTTCATGACGACCCAGATGTGAATTCTCATGTTTGTAGCTGGCTTGTGATAGTTTATGCGAATTCCAAGATGACACAGGAAGCTCTTCAGGTTCTTGAGCACATGAGGGTACATGGGTTTAGGCCACATTTGCATGCTTGTACTGTCCTATTGAATTCTTTGGTGAAGGATAGGCTGACTGATATGGTGTGGAAAGTTTATAAGAAGATGGTTAGAATTGGAGTTGCAGCTAATATTCATGTCTACAATGTGTTGATTCATGCTTGTTGTAAATCCGGGGATGTGGAGAAAGCAGAGAAGTTACTAAGTGAAATGGAATCAAAATGTGTTCTTCCTGATCTGTTCACATACAATACGTTAATTTCATTGTATTGCAAAAAGGGTATGCATTATGAAGCTTTGTGTGTTCAAGATAGAATGGATAGGGGACGAATAAGCCCTGATATTGTTACTTATAATTCACTTATTTATGGTTTTTGTAGAGAAGGTAGAATGAGAGAGGCACTGAGGCTTTTTAGGGAAATTAAAAATGCTACTCCTAACCATGTGACTTACACTACCTTGATTGATGGGTATTGTAGAGTGAATGGCCTTGATGAAGCATTGAGATTGCGAGAAGTTATGGAAGCAAAAGGGCTGTATCCCACCGTTGTTACTTACAATTCAATTCTGTGCAAGTTATGTGAGGAAGGCAGGATAAGAGATGCAAATAAGCTCCTCAATGAGATGAATGAAAGGAAGATTGAACCGGACAATATCACATGTAACACATTGATTAATGCTTATTGCAAGATAGGGGATTTACAGTCAGCTTTAAAAGTGAAGAGCAAAATGGTGGATGCTGGTTTGAAGCTAGATAAGTTTACTTACAAAGCGTTGATCCATGGATTCTGCAAAATTCAGGAGATGGACAGTGCCAAAGAGCTTTTATTTAGCATGCTTGAAGCAGGATTTTCTCCTAGTTACCACACCTATTCATGGCTTGTAGATGGTTTCTGTGATCAACACAAGGAAGAGACAGTTATCAGACTCCCAGACGAGTTTGTACGAAGAGGTCTTTGTGCAGATATATCCTTATACAGGGCACTAATAAGGGGATTTTGCAAAAGAGAAAAGGTTGATTGTGCTCAAAGAATATTTAAGCTCATGCAAGAGAAGGGCATACCGGGAGATAGTGTTACACATACTAGTCTAGCATATGCATACTGGAAACTTGGAAAGGCAAACGCCGCTTCAGATATGTTGGATGAAATGTACAGAAGAAGGCTTATGATTACAGTGAAAATTTACAAGTGTTTTAATGCTTCTTATGCTGGTGACAGCAGCATCTTAAGTCTCTTCTGGGATCATATGGTTGGCAGACGCTTAATGTCAAAGAGTATATTAAAAGATTTGGAGCAGATAAATTAA
- the LOC122722396 gene encoding proteinase inhibitor PSI-1.2 — protein sequence MGGVRAALMLLFFYGSISIGMSPGRAIACPLYCLDVDYMTCPSSGEEKLSPSCNCCLAPKNCTLHLSDGSSLYCKPHEF from the exons ATGGGTGGTGTCAGAGCTGCTCTCATGCTTCTCTTTTTCTATG GGAGTATTTCAATAGGGATGAGTCCTGGGAGGGCCATAGCTTGTCCTCTTTATTGCTTGGATGTAGATTACATGACTTGCCCTTCTTCTGGGGAAGAGAAGCTTAGCCCTTCCTGCAACTGCTGCTTGGCTCCCAAGAATTGCACTCTTCACCTTTCTGATGGTTCCTCTCTTTATTGCAAGCCTCATGAATTCTAA